In Cercospora beticola chromosome 3, complete sequence, the following proteins share a genomic window:
- the DRS1 gene encoding nucleolar DEAD-box protein required for synthesis of 60S ribosomal subunit, with amino-acid sequence MAFDDLIGTLSDGDVSDEEFEQEEVEETPATQSKKRKREVAVQSAVKKQKSDKDEDLDSDFEFENEGGAAELDDLDAWALAGNGAINEPGNIDAIVARKRAKQAPAKAEDDASGSDSDSDDSEDEGIAAAYDEEDEEEEDDAVNGAEEDGDSEEEFSTAMEGLNGDFDEGVDGEKDSEDDEDKEGEDSGDEAEVAAHVPHPDDMADGSESEAAEDVVEKEKRSKFFANDLDSSKPTATAFHTMNLSRPILRGLASVGFDKPTPIQAKSIPVALEGRDLVGGAETGSGKTGAFIIPILERLMFRPKRTATTRVVILMPTRELALQCFNVTKKLAAFTDITFGQAIGGLNSREQEKALKLRPDIVIATPGRFIDLERNSTGFDVSTVEILVLDEADRMLEEGFADELNEILTKIPKSRQTMLFSATMTSKVDDLIRSGLQRPVRLMVDSKQQTVKGLVQEFVRLRPGREKKRLAYLLHLCEKVYTDRVIIFFRQKKEAHRVRVIFALVGLKAAELHGTLSQEQRINAIESFRTGKANFLLATDLASRGLDIKGIDTVINYEAPQTHEIYLHRVGRTARAGRTGRACTLAAEPDRKVVKAAVKAGKAQGAIIKQRTIEAHEADAWHSRIEALADEIEDVLREEKEEKALNVVDKQLSKADNMVKYEDEIKSRPKKTWFESEKEKQAAKDRGRALLNGPEAVETKKKKGGKLSNKDKKKLQAKDDRKSGGEWKLSKKATTQGKESSDKKLAKVSKQREKDKARGKGSKAKYINGRK; translated from the coding sequence ATGGCATTCGACGACTTGATAGGGACTTTGTCCGATGGAGATGTCTCAGATGAGGAATTTGAGCAGGAGGAAGTGGAGGAGACGCCGGCCACACAAAGCAAGAAACGGAAAAGAGAGGTAGCAGTGCAAAGTGctgtcaagaagcagaaaagtGATAAGGATGAGGATCTAGATTCTGACTTCGAGTTTGAGAACGAGGGTGGAGCTGCCGAGTTAGATGACCTGGATGCGTGGGCACTGGCTGGCAATGGAGCGATCAACGAGCCAGGCAATATCGATGCGATTGTTGCGCGAAAACGAGCGAAGCAGGCCCCAGCGAaagccgaagacgatgcGAGTGGCAGTGACAGCGACAGTGATgacagcgaagatgaagggATAGCGGCAGCAtatgacgaggaagatgaagaggaagaagatgatgctgtAAATGGTGCTGAAGAAGACGGAGACAGCGAGGAGGAATTTTCGACGGCGATGGAAGGCTTGAACGGAGACTTTGATGAGGGGGTTGATGGGGAGAAAGACagtgaggacgatgaggacaaagaaggcgaagactcTGGCGACGAAGCGGAAGTGGCAGCACATGTGCCACACCCAGACGATATGGCAGATGGGTCTGAATCCGAGGCAGCTGAAGATgtcgtggagaaggagaagcgcagCAAGTTCTTTGCGAACGACCTGGACAGCTCCAAACCCACAGCGACTGCATTCCACACCATGAACCTTTCCCGACCGATTTTGCGAGGCCTTGCTTCCGTCGGATTCGACAAGCCAACACCGATTCAGGCCAAGAGTATTCCCGTTGCTCTCGAAGGGAGAGATCTGGTCGGAGGCGCCGAGACTGGTTCAGGAAAAACAGGAGCCTTCATCATTCCCATTTTGGAACGTCTCATGTTTCGGCCGAAGCGCACAGCTACAACCCGCGTCGTTATCCTTATGCCCACTCGAGAGCTGGCATTGCAATGTTTCAATGTCACGAAGAAATTGGCGGCCTTCACCGACATCACTTTCGGACAGGCAATCGGTGGTTTGAACTCACgcgagcaggagaaggcACTAAAGCTTCGGCCGGACATCGTCATTGCCACTCCAGGTCGTTTTATCGATCTTGAGCGAAACAGCACTGGATTCGACGTGAGCACTGTCGAGATTTTGGTGCTGGACGAAGCCGATCGTATGCTCGAGGAAGGGTTTGCGGACGAACTGAACGAGATCTTGACGAAGATTCCCAAGTCTCGCCAGACTATGCTCTTCTCTGCTACCATGACAAGCAAGGTTGATGATCTCATTCGTTCAGGTCTGCAGCGACCTGTGCGACTCATGGTGGACTCAAAGCAGCAGACAGTGAAAGGCCTCGTCCAGGAATTTGTACGTCTGCGACCGGGCCGGGAGAAGAAGCGTCTTGCCTACCTGCTGCACCTTTGCGAGAAAGTGTACACAGATCGGGTCATCATCTTTTTCCGACAAAAGAAAGAAGCACATCGAGTGCGTGTCATTTTCGCGCTGGTCGGCTTGAAAGCTGCTGAGTTGCATGGTACCCTGTCTCAAGAGCAGCGTATCAATGCAATCGAGTCTTTCCGAACAGGCAAAGCGAACTTCCTGCTCGCAACCGATCTTGCGTCTCGTGGTCTGGATATCAAAGGCATTGACACAGTCATCAACTACGAAGCACCACAAACGCACGAGATCTACCTTCATCGTGTCGGAAGAACTGCACGTGCTGGACGTACTGGTCGAGCATGTACGCTCGCTGCTGAGCCAGACAGAAAAGTTGTCAAGGCAGCCGTCAAGGCGGGCAAGGCGCAGGGAGCAATCATCAAGCAGCGCACGATCGAAGCTCATGAGGCAGATGCTTGGCATTCGCGGATAGAAGCTTTGGCAGACGAGATCGAGGACGTCCTGCGtgaagagaaggaagagaaagcaCTTAATGTGGTCGATAAGCAATTGAGCAAAGCAGACAACATGGTGAAATACGAGGACGAGATTAAGTCCAGGCCGAAGAAGACTTGGTTCGAAagtgagaaggagaagcaggcGGCGAAAGATCGTGGTCGGGCTCTGCTGAATGGGCCTGAGGCTGTCgagaccaagaagaagaagggtggcAAACTCTCCAAtaaggataagaagaagCTTCAGGCAAAGGACGATCGTAAGTCTGGCGGAGAGTGGAAGCTCAGCAAGAAAGCCACGACTCAAGGCAAGGAGTCGTCGGACAAGAAGTTGGCGAAAGTCAGCAAGCAGAGAGAAAAGGACAAAGCACGTGGGAAGGGCTCGAAAGCTAAGTACATTAATGGGAGGAAGTAG
- a CDS encoding uncharacterized protein (MEROPS:MER0140388), which yields MRLPATIFVLLACCPRFTIPCSPIEGEAGASEGLVKRWFGVPDMPKNGPHVAPYRYRWPATRSDPNTMPVRYCFKDKRSAKNLGKIVLRAVAGWSPAWTDGKNYLSALHIIPDPGCGDEKYCLCGNSNVARDALAISDETRDHDHKWNDGSACQTLSTTSYSYISPGEPSAPSRHYLKFCSYEPTDRNRQEAKAVVYMMHELGHVIGLAHEHQRADRDQYLWYQIKNLDGYEAAIRRVTIDERGYFEDDQTIDQRVKIAARRGHIAKHYFPEAVDYAMSSTFAEGHDEVALLWQAFDGSVRFDFDSIMIYSSDTGAIEPGKKVIFRKDNSQAVYMGGSPDPSKAGISEGDIARVAQIYGAKTEAGEKAKNVKVWGPRTSGPSRQRWK from the exons ATGCGACTCCCCGCTACCATTTTCGTACTCCTTGCATGCTGTCCCCGCTTCACTATTCCCTGCTCGCCTATCGAAGGTGAAGCAGGTGCCAGCGAAGGTCTGGTAAAGCGATGGTTTGGTGTACCTGACATGCCCAAAAATGGCCCGCACGTTGCTCCATACAGATATCGATGGCCGGCAACGCGTTCTGACCCCAACACGATGCCCGTTCGATATTGCTTCAAAGATAAACGCTCGGCAAAGAACTTGGGCAAGATAGTCCTTCGAGCTGTTGCAGGTTGGAGTCCAGCATGGACTGACGGTAAGAATTACCTCTCAGCACTTCACATCATCCCAGACCCCGGCTGTGGCGATGAGAAATACTGTCTTTGCGGCAATTCGAATGTGGCTAGGGATGCTCTCGCGATCTCGGACGAAACGAGAGACCATGATCACAAGTGGAATGATGGATCTGCATGCCAGACTCTATCGACAACAAGCTACTCGTATATCTCTCCAGGCGAGCCATCTGCGCCTTCCCGCCATTATCTCAAGTTCTGCAGCTATGAACCCACGGACAGAAATCGACAGGAAGCGAAAGCCGTCGTGTATATGATGCACGAGCTTGGCCATGTCATCGGGTTGGCTCACGAGCATCAGAGGGCGGATCGTGACCAATATCTCTGGTATCAGATCAAGAACCTAGACGGCTATGAGGCAGCCATTCGAAGAGTGACCATCGACGAGCGCGGATACTTCGAAGACGATCAGACAATTGACCAAAGGGTCAAGATTGC AGCACGACGAGGCCACATAGCCAAGCACTACTTCCCCGAAGCCGTCGATTACGCCATGTCCAGCACTTTTGCCGAAGGCCACGATGAAGTCGCGCTCTTATGGCAGGCCTTCGACGGTTCAGTCAGATTCGACTTCGACAGTATAATGATATACAGCTCCGACACCGGCGCAATCGAGCCCGGCAAGAAAGTCATTTTCAGGAAAGACAATAGCCAAGCCGTGTACATGGGCGGTAGCCCGGATCCGAGCAAAGCCGGTATCAGTGAGGGAGATATTGCCCGAGTAGCTCAAATCTACGGCGCGAAGACAGAGGCTGGCGAAAAAGCGAAGAATGTTAAGGTGTGGGGGCCGAGAACATCCGGACCGAGTCGGCAGAGATGGAAGTGA
- the CYN1 gene encoding Cyanate hydratase, producing MAAQGTSSGHPITVLTADLAPKLPAHSSVLFAAKKSKNLSFETIAKALGREEVSTAAIFYGQANASPEDITKLAEVLDIPEDVLLQTEIAALPDRGRSMEMPPREPLMYRLYEIVQNYGYAYKSIMNEKFGDGIMSAISFSTKVEKETDDKGDWVKITLRGKWLPYTRF from the exons ATGGCAGCACAAGGCACATCCAGCGGCCACCCCATCACGGTCCTCACAGCGGATCTTGCGCCGAAGCTACCAGCCCACAGTTCCGTGTTGTTCGCTGCCAAAAAGAGCAAGAACCTGTCGTTTGAAACTATCGCGAAGGCCCTTGGACGAGAAGAGGTCTCGACTGCCGCGATCTTTTATGGTCAGGCCAATGCATCTCCAGAAGATATCACGAAGCTCGCAGAGGTTCTCGATATCCCAGAAGATGTGCTACTCCAGACCGAAATCGCGGCGTTGCCGGACCGGGGCCGTTCTATGGAGATGCCGCCTCGTGAGCCATTGATGTACAGGTTATACGAGATTGTGCAGAACTATGGCTATGCTTACAAAT CTATTATGAACGAGAAGTTCGGAGATGGGATCATGTCTGCTATTTCCTTCTCCACGAAGGTAGAAAAGGAGACAGACGATAAGGGCGACTGGGTGAAGATCACTTTGCGTGGAAAATG GTTACCATATACCCGTTTCTAG
- a CDS encoding uncharacterized protein (BUSCO:EOG09261N20), which produces MHEILTLQFGQQANYLGTHYWNTQESYFTYAGENESPVDHDVSFRPGIGADGGETYTPRTVIYDLKGAFGTLRRENALYELQQQENPASDGQWSGRTDSLRLPPITPSPYQVALDAGLEPPTLSTESVRFWSDYNRVFYHPRSIIQLNEYELNSSLMPFEQWSTGEDLFSALDREHDLLDRDLRPFLEECDQLQGIQVFSGTDNAWGGFASKYLERINDELGKGCRWMFGLSDTQRTARDRQGQQLANTAQSLYALDSSASLHIPVQNVPSWLPDYVSLDAASPWSTSALQAAAIESVTLPTRLQLTQSGRATFDTFETTLNGDGNRRIAAFSFSAKIDTGVNGHDSATHGDTRMTNGTTADEEDHAKEEDQLDVELFPHFSLPNRSDRSRRPPRRPHVFSRVSSLRGAWLSAADEDYNDPEVRRRQANGPRSSTHRTSLCFPMLTSFPTVLRFPGEPQALAVQTSLYTFTDISNCLRTIGSVARRMPSIDEREALYDGLSAMADEYEEGWMSDSDEDED; this is translated from the coding sequence ATGCATGAAATTTTGACGCTCCAGTTTGGGCAGCAGGCCAATTACCTGGGAACGCACTACTGGAACACACAAGAATCCTACTTCACCTACGCCGGCGAGAATGAGTCGCCCGTCGACCACGATGTGTCCTTCCGTCCCGGCATCGGCGCTGACGGAGGCGAGACATATACCCCTCGCACGGTCATCTACGACTTGAAAGGCGCATTCGGCACGCTGAGACGTGAAAATGCTTTGTACGaactgcagcagcaagaaaaTCCGGCCTCGGACGGGCAATGGAGCGGGAGGACTGATTCACTTCGACTGCCGCCCATTACTCCCAGCCCGTATCAAGTGGCACTGGACGCAGGCCTTGAGCCCCCTACCTTGAGCACCGAGAGTGTTCGCTTTTGGTCCGATTACAACCGTGTCTTCTACCACCCTCGCAGCATCATCCAGTTGAACGAATATGAGTTGAACAGCTCGCTCATGCCCTTCGAGCAGTGGTCTACTGGCGAAGATCTGTTCTCCGCCTTGGACCGCGAGCACGACCTGCTCGACCGCGACCTTCGCCCTTTCCTGGAGGAGTGCGATCAACTACAAGGCATTCAAGTCTTTTCTGGTACCGATAACGCCTGGGGTGGCTTTGCGTCGAAATATCTGGAACGCATCAACGATGAGCTTGGCAAGGGCTGTCGGTGGATGTTCGGTTTGTCCGACACTCAGCGGACCGCGAGAGACAGGCAAGGTCAACAACTCGCGAACACCGCGCAGTCACTATATGCACTCGACTCATCTGCAAGCCTCCATATTCCGGTTCAAAACGTGCCGTCTTGGTTACCTGACTATGTGTCCTTGGATGCAGCAAGTCCCTGGAGTACATCGGCATTACAGGCAGCAGCGATTGAATCAGTCACGCTGCCGACACGCCTTCAATTGACCCAGTCGGGCAGAGCGACATTCGATACTTTCGAGACGACACTGAACGGCGATGGCAATCGCCGCATCGCagctttctccttctccgcgaAGATTGACACAGGGGTCAACGGCCACGACAGCGCAACCCACGGTGACACACGAATGACCAATGGCACCACtgctgacgaggaggaccACGCGAAAGAGGAGGATCAGCTTGACGTCGAGCTCTTTCCCCACTTCTCGCTTCCAAACCGATCAGACAGAAGTCGCCGCCCACCTCGGCGTCCTCACGTGTTCAGTAGAGTGTCATCTTTACGAGGCGCCTGGCTGTCAGCAGCGGACGAGGACTATAACGACCCTGAAGTCCGGCGGCGCCAAGCTAATGGACCAAGATCATCGACACACAGGACAAGCCTATGCTTCCCGATGCTTACATCCTTTCCGACCGTACTGCGGTTCCCGGGTGAGCCTCAAGCATTAGCCGTTCAGACCTCACTTTACACCTTCACCGACATTTCAAACTGTTTAAGGACTATCGGTAGCGTTGCAAGACGCATGCCTTCAATTGATGAGCGTGAAGCTCTCTACGATGGTCTGTCGGCGATGGCAGATGAGTACGAGGAAGGTTGGATGAGCGacagcgatgaagacgaagattga